The region GAAATCTGGTGCCCTTCACTGCGCTGCTTTGCTCTTCTTACTCTTGCTCTTTTTGTCCCTCTTCTTCAGCCCATCCATGTTAGCTCTCAATAGGTTTGAATAAGCCATCTGAAACTTATTCACTTCTTTGGATGTCACCACAGTGCTGATCTTCTTTTTCCCATCGGTAGCTCTTAACAGACACTTGTTGCCTGAGGGCTCAAAGCCCTCCACAGAGCCCTTCCTTGGAATGGGTTTAGTTCGACCATCATACTTCTTCAGGGTGATGCACACGCTGCCCGACAACTGGCACTTCTGGAAAAGGCTGGTCAGCTCTGTCAGGAACTGCTCACTCTCCAGCAGCACCATCCTGGCGCTGCTGGCTCTGCTCTGTCAGCATCTATTAAaatctttagagaaaaaaatctcatttcttcaaaattttccACCATTTTAAAAGCCAAGTCGAGAGCTGAATCACTGCTGTGAAAGGAAACACCCTTTCTGAACCACATCTGTATGATGGGGCCACTGATGCCGCCATTACTGCTCGATCAACACACCCTGGAAcaagaattttcatttctgaatccAAGCCTGTTCAAAATCCTCCTGGGGAAGTAAACTAACACCTGGGCATCTTCTGCAGTATAAAAATCCTCTTCTTTTATGGCACTAGCCTTATGTTTAGACTCAAAAATGCCTTTTCCCTTGCATCAGCTTCTCTCaggtaaaaggaaataaagacagaagGCAAGGCCCCCTTCAGTAAAATCCCATGGAGAAGGGACAGGCAAAATAGGAAGATTTAATTCTAACATGAGGGGACCCTACGATGAtgtgaaaggaaaaggagagagaagaggaatggCACCTAATCTGGAAGATTCAAGTACATTCACAGATACTTTCCCAAGATGTGCAAGCATCTAGCCTTCTTTAAGGAGACAACCGTGGCATCATATAACTCAAATTAATTCCTTTCTGAATGAAAGCTGAGTAACAAAAACAGAACTTGGCAAGATGGCACAGCACAGTGAGGGCAGAATTGTATTCC is a window of Physeter macrocephalus isolate SW-GA chromosome 18, ASM283717v5, whole genome shotgun sequence DNA encoding:
- the LOC102983118 gene encoding signal recognition particle 14 kDa protein-like, whose protein sequence is MVLLESEQFLTELTSLFQKCQLSGSVCITLKKYDGRTKPIPRKGSVEGFEPSGNKCLLRATDGKKKISTVVTSKEVNKFQMAYSNLLRANMDGLKKRDKKSKSKKSKAAQ